One Rosa chinensis cultivar Old Blush chromosome 3, RchiOBHm-V2, whole genome shotgun sequence DNA window includes the following coding sequences:
- the LOC112194684 gene encoding glycine-rich cell wall structural protein-like, translated as MASKCVSVVMLFAVVLSFTQSVQGRKLLKLEEPHHKDGGGEQVEKPLWFYDSNPSGAGSVGGKGYGFGHSFSFGKGSYGYSYGTSGKPGVGFGKPDCIGKGGGARGIGGGGGKLRKKKEKEHHQHKGSGGGIGGARGGGIRKGGGVGGSIGHGGKGSKGGIGEGIRRGVGGGAGRGVGGGAGGGVGGGAGGGVGGGAGGGVGGGAGGGLGGGAGRGVGGGAGGGVGGGAGGGVGGGAGGGVGGGAGGGVGGGAGGGVGGGAGRGVGGGAGGGVGGGAGRGVGGGAGGGVGGGAGGGVGGGAGGGVGGGAGGGVGGGAGGGVGGGAGGGFGGGAGGGIGGGAGGGFGGGAGGGFGGSAGGGFGGGAGGGFGGGAGGGFGGGVGGGVGGGAGGGFGGGGDGGIGNGGGAGGGFGGGIGGGGSGGGFGGGGGGGFGGVGGGFGGGLGGGGHH; from the coding sequence ATGGCGAGCAAGTGTGTGTCTGTTGTTATGTTGTTTGCTGTTGTGCTGAGCTTCACCCAGTCAGTGCAAGGAAGGAAGTTACTCAAGTTAGAGGAACCTCATCACAAGGATGGTGGTGGTGAACAAGTTGAAAAGCCACTCTGGTTTTATGATAGCAATCCGAGTGGGGCTGGTTCTGTAGGTGGGAAAGGGTATGGTTTTGGCCATTCTTTCAGTTTCGGCAAGGGATCATATGGTTATAGTTATGGTACTTCTGGGAAACCTGGCGTTGGTTTTGGAAAACCTGATTGTATCGGGAAAGGTGGAGGAGCCAGAGGAATTGGTGGAGGTGGTGGAAAGCTAcgcaagaaaaaagaaaaggagcatCATCAACATAAAGGAAGTGGGGGTGGTATTGGAGGCGCTAGAGGGGGAGGCATCAGAAAAGGAGGCGGTGTTGGTGGAAGCATTGGACATGGAGGGAAAGGTAGCAAAGGTGGTATTGGTGAAGGGATAAGGAGAGGAGTTGGGGGCGGTGCTGGCAGAGGCGTAGGGGGCGGTGCTGGCGGTGGGGTAGGGGGCGGTGCTGGCGGAGGCGTTGGGGGCGGTGCTGGCGGAGGAGTTGGGGGCGGTGCTGGCGGAGGCCTTGGGGGCGGTGCTGGCAGAGGCGTAGGGGGCGGTGCTGGCGGTGGGGTAGGGGGCGGTGCTGGCGGAGGCGTTGGGGGCGGTGCTGGCGGAGGAGTTGGGGGCGGTGCTGGCGGAGGCGTAGGGGGCGGTGCTGGCGGTGGGGTAGGGGGCGGTGCTGGTAGAGGCGTTGGGGGCGGTGCTGGCGGAGGCGTTGGGGGCGGTGCTGGCAGAGGCGTTGGGGGCGGTGCTGGCGGAGGCGTTGGGGGCGGTGCTGGCGGAGGCGTTGGGGGCGGTGCTGGCGGAGGCGTTGGGGGCGGTGCTGGGGGAGGCGTTGGGGGTGGTGCTGGCGGAGGCGTAGGGGGCGGTGCTGGTGGAGGCTTTGGCGGCGGTGCTGGTGGAGGTATTGGGGGCGGAGCTGGTGGCGGCTTCGGGGGCGGTGCTGGTGGAGGCTTCGGGGGCAGTGCTGGTGGAGGCTTCGGGGGCGGTGCTGGTGGAGGCTTCGGGGGCGGTGCTGGTGGAGGCTTTGGAGGTGGAGTTGGTGGAGGCGTTGGGGGCGGTGCTGGTGGCGGATTTGGTGGAGGAGGCGATGGTGGAATTGGAAATGGCGGAGGCGCTGGTGGTGGATTTGGAGGAGGGATAGGCGGTGGAGGTAGTGGTGGAGgatttggtggtggtggtgggggcgGATTTGGTGGTGTAGGAGGAGGATTTGGCGGTGGTTTAGGTGGCGGCGGACATCACTAA